A stretch of the Dechloromonas sp. TW-R-39-2 genome encodes the following:
- the hpaR gene encoding homoprotocatechuate degradation operon regulator HpaR, translated as MSRKLAYRNLPQLFLKAREELLCHFRPIISHFGLTEQQWRILRALAEMEQLEPREICEHCHILSPSMTGVLSRMEEMGLVTRSRMAEDQRRVIVRLTPKSERLVAELGPLIVAQYKIIEQAFGPELIKELYEVMDRIIAAERGPIARIELPPKKDWSSL; from the coding sequence ATGTCCCGCAAGCTCGCCTACCGCAATCTGCCTCAGCTCTTCCTCAAAGCACGGGAAGAACTGCTCTGCCACTTTCGCCCGATCATCAGCCATTTCGGCCTGACCGAACAACAGTGGCGCATTCTGCGCGCACTGGCCGAAATGGAGCAACTGGAACCGCGCGAAATCTGCGAGCATTGCCACATTCTCAGCCCGAGCATGACCGGCGTGCTGTCGCGTATGGAAGAGATGGGCCTGGTCACGCGCAGCCGCATGGCGGAAGACCAGCGCCGTGTCATTGTCCGTCTGACACCAAAAAGCGAACGCCTGGTCGCCGAACTCGGCCCGCTGATCGTTGCCCAGTACAAGATCATCGAACAGGCTTTCGGCCCGGAATTGATCAAGGAGCTTTACGAAGTCATGGACCGGATCATCGCCGCCGAACGCGGCCCGATTGCCCGGATCGAACTCCCGCCGAAGAAGGATTGGTCCAGCCTCTGA
- the hpaA gene encoding 4-hydroxyphenylacetate catabolism regulatory protein HpaA, protein MTVVPVQAIPDIHIGRVYDQRDPECEVHYETFGRLAQFFGRNTPPHRHYCFYQVHILVKGSIRLNLDGQVYGGAAPLLIFTPPTIPHSFYSEEDTDGHVLTVRQEVVRSWYRAMPGQWPDTLLREAAFIELASLPAASGEDFAALVNTVELLQREADRDAKGHSALLLALGECAFIHLSRLLLAHEPVTAQRPERSEDLRLFLSFCDLVEAHFRDHLTLTDYAGRLLVTEARLNDICRRMAERPSKEIVHERLLQEARRLLLFSAVPVSEISYQLGFADPAYFSRFFTKRAGMPPSQFRLVGQG, encoded by the coding sequence ATGACCGTGGTTCCCGTTCAGGCAATTCCCGATATTCATATCGGTCGGGTCTACGACCAGCGCGATCCCGAGTGCGAGGTGCACTATGAAACCTTCGGCCGCCTCGCCCAGTTTTTCGGGCGCAACACGCCGCCGCACCGGCATTACTGCTTCTATCAGGTGCATATCCTGGTCAAGGGCAGTATTCGCCTCAATCTCGACGGCCAGGTCTATGGTGGCGCGGCACCGCTGCTGATCTTCACGCCACCAACCATCCCGCATTCGTTCTATTCCGAGGAAGATACCGATGGCCATGTGCTGACCGTGCGGCAGGAAGTGGTGCGTAGCTGGTACCGGGCGATGCCCGGCCAGTGGCCGGATACCTTGCTGCGCGAAGCGGCCTTCATCGAACTGGCCAGCCTGCCGGCAGCGAGTGGCGAGGATTTCGCCGCTTTGGTGAACACGGTTGAACTGCTGCAGCGCGAGGCCGATCGCGATGCCAAGGGACATTCCGCCTTGTTGCTGGCCTTGGGGGAGTGTGCCTTCATCCATTTGAGCCGCCTGCTGCTGGCGCATGAACCGGTGACGGCGCAGCGTCCGGAGCGCAGTGAAGACCTGCGCCTGTTCCTGAGTTTTTGTGATCTGGTCGAAGCACATTTTCGTGACCACCTGACCCTGACCGATTACGCCGGCCGCCTGCTGGTGACCGAGGCGCGGCTCAACGACATTTGCCGGCGCATGGCCGAACGGCCATCCAAGGAAATTGTGCACGAACGCCTGTTGCAGGAGGCGCGCCGCCTTCTGCTTTTTTCGGCGGTGCCGGTCAGCGAGATCAGCTATCAGCTGGGTTTTGCCGATCCGGCGTATTTCTCGCGCTTTTTCACCAAGCGGGCCGGCATGCCGCCGAGCCAGTTCCGTCTGGTCGGGCAGGGCTGA
- a CDS encoding phenol hydroxylase subunit — protein MATGSFDITRKFVRVMRTRANGLIEFEFAVGDPDVAVELVMPKAAFEEFCAANHVERIAAEPAAFDSDAADADFHWNLHQATHQRFR, from the coding sequence ATGGCGACAGGCAGTTTCGACATCACGCGCAAATTCGTGCGCGTCATGCGCACCCGGGCCAACGGTTTGATCGAATTCGAGTTCGCCGTCGGCGATCCCGATGTTGCGGTCGAGCTGGTCATGCCCAAGGCGGCCTTCGAGGAATTTTGTGCTGCCAATCACGTTGAGCGCATCGCCGCCGAGCCGGCTGCCTTCGACAGCGATGCAGCCGATGCCGACTTCCACTGGAACTTGCACCAGGCGACGCATCAGCGTTTCCGCTAA
- a CDS encoding phenol hydroxylase codes for MAIDLRTVSITPLRQTFGHLARRMGADKPASRYMEATMDLQPVENYHYRPTWEPQYEIFDETRTKVTMKDWYALKDPRQYYYGAWTLARGKMQEIAEGDFDLVDELGLAAAYPAAGKEEALKVFLPLRHVAWASNLNKAYVSSYGYGIAISQAACYASMDQLGVAQYTSRLGLAFNDLDALTAAKTAWLEGAEWQEMRRYVEDLMVEKDWFEVLVAQDFALEGLLYPLIFERYNEKLNAAYSPVFSMLTRFQREWFGETTKWLDSILKVTAADNADNKAQLAEWIKHWRERALKAIKPVAVLAFGADADAILDELVQNLNARAAKAGITL; via the coding sequence ATGGCAATCGATTTGAGGACGGTCAGCATCACCCCGCTGCGCCAGACCTTTGGCCACCTGGCCCGCCGCATGGGCGCCGACAAACCGGCTTCGCGCTACATGGAAGCCACCATGGACCTGCAGCCGGTCGAGAACTATCACTACCGCCCGACCTGGGAGCCGCAGTACGAAATCTTTGACGAGACCCGCACCAAGGTCACGATGAAGGACTGGTACGCGCTGAAAGACCCGCGCCAGTACTACTACGGCGCCTGGACGTTGGCACGCGGCAAGATGCAGGAAATCGCCGAAGGCGACTTCGATCTGGTCGATGAACTCGGTCTTGCCGCCGCCTATCCGGCCGCCGGCAAGGAAGAAGCCCTCAAGGTTTTCCTGCCGCTGCGCCATGTGGCCTGGGCTTCGAACCTGAACAAGGCTTACGTTTCTTCCTACGGCTACGGCATCGCCATTTCGCAGGCCGCCTGCTACGCCTCGATGGACCAGCTCGGCGTCGCCCAATACACCAGCCGCCTCGGCCTCGCCTTCAATGACCTTGATGCCCTGACCGCCGCCAAGACGGCCTGGCTGGAAGGCGCCGAATGGCAGGAAATGCGCCGCTACGTCGAAGACCTGATGGTCGAGAAGGACTGGTTCGAAGTTCTCGTCGCCCAGGACTTCGCCCTCGAAGGCCTGCTCTATCCGCTGATCTTCGAGCGCTACAACGAAAAGCTCAACGCCGCCTACAGCCCGGTCTTCTCGATGCTGACCCGCTTCCAGCGCGAATGGTTTGGTGAAACCACGAAGTGGCTGGATTCCATTCTCAAGGTCACCGCTGCCGACAATGCCGACAACAAGGCGCAACTGGCCGAGTGGATCAAGCACTGGCGCGAACGTGCCCTGAAGGCAATCAAGCCGGTTGCCGTGCTCGCCTTCGGTGCCGACGCCGATGCCATCCTGGACGAACTGGTCCAGAACCTGAATGCCCGCGCCGCCAAGGCCGGTATCACCCTGTAA
- a CDS encoding MmoB/DmpM family protein, which translates to MSNAFIAFQKNDDSRCIVEAILEDNPGAMVVDQPSMVKIDVPNRLVIKRETVEEKMGRSFDLQELQLHLITISGHLDETDDEFTLSWNS; encoded by the coding sequence ATGTCCAACGCATTTATCGCATTCCAGAAGAACGACGACTCCCGCTGCATCGTCGAGGCCATCCTTGAAGACAACCCGGGCGCCATGGTCGTCGACCAGCCTTCGATGGTGAAGATCGACGTGCCGAACCGTCTGGTCATCAAGCGCGAAACCGTCGAGGAAAAGATGGGCCGCAGCTTCGACCTGCAGGAACTGCAACTGCACCTGATCACCATTTCCGGTCACCTCGACGAGACCGACGACGAATTCACCCTGAGCTGGAATTCCTGA
- a CDS encoding YHS domain-containing protein codes for MDMKVAKKLGLKERYSLMTRDLAWDTTYQPMDKVFPQTTYEGIKIHDWDKWEDPFRLTMDAYWKYQAEKERKLYAILDGFNQNNGHLSVTDARYINVLKLFLGSTPPLELMAARGFSMMGRQMNGAGPRVACQMQAVDEYRHFQTQIHSISNYNKYYNGMDEFAHQQSRMWYLSDGKSFFDDAITAGPFEFMVAIGFAFEYVLTNILFVPFISGAAYNGDMAAMTVGFSAQSDEARHMTLGLECIKFMLEQDPDNLPIVQRWIDKWTWRGTRKLASVGMMMDYMLPKRIMSFKEAWEMYVEENGGALFKDLARYGITIPKCFGQTIEEKEHVTHQSWIGFYMKPQATPFHTWIPTPDEMDWLSEKYPNTFDKYYRPVLEHLDAQEKAGNRFDNKTAPMNCQVCVSTMKFNEPGDPMEMCFRESIYQGEKFHTCSDHCKEIFDNEPEKYIQTFISSHQVLQGNCEPEGTDVNAADFKPGQNMLDYWKLDKRALGDFNGSEDQKNFAAWREQATKN; via the coding sequence ATGGATATGAAAGTTGCCAAGAAGCTCGGCCTCAAAGAGCGCTACAGCCTGATGACCCGCGATCTCGCGTGGGACACGACCTACCAGCCGATGGACAAGGTCTTCCCGCAGACGACCTACGAGGGCATCAAGATTCACGACTGGGACAAGTGGGAAGATCCGTTCCGCCTGACCATGGACGCCTACTGGAAGTACCAGGCCGAGAAGGAGCGCAAGCTGTACGCCATCCTCGACGGCTTCAACCAGAATAACGGTCACCTGTCGGTCACCGATGCGCGCTACATCAACGTGCTCAAGCTCTTCCTCGGCTCGACGCCGCCGCTCGAACTGATGGCCGCGCGGGGCTTCTCGATGATGGGCCGCCAGATGAACGGCGCCGGTCCGCGCGTTGCCTGCCAGATGCAGGCGGTCGATGAGTACCGTCACTTCCAGACCCAGATCCACTCGATCTCCAACTACAACAAGTACTACAACGGGATGGACGAGTTCGCCCATCAACAATCCCGCATGTGGTACCTGTCGGACGGCAAGTCCTTCTTCGACGACGCGATCACCGCCGGCCCGTTCGAATTCATGGTCGCCATCGGCTTCGCCTTCGAATACGTGCTGACCAACATCCTGTTCGTGCCCTTCATCTCCGGTGCCGCCTACAACGGCGACATGGCGGCGATGACCGTCGGCTTTTCGGCCCAGTCCGACGAAGCCCGTCACATGACGCTCGGCCTCGAATGCATCAAGTTCATGCTCGAACAGGACCCGGACAACCTGCCCATCGTCCAGCGCTGGATCGACAAATGGACCTGGCGCGGTACGCGCAAGCTCGCCTCGGTCGGCATGATGATGGATTACATGCTGCCCAAGCGCATCATGAGCTTCAAGGAAGCGTGGGAAATGTACGTCGAGGAAAACGGCGGCGCGCTGTTCAAGGACCTCGCCCGCTACGGCATCACCATCCCGAAATGCTTCGGCCAGACCATCGAAGAGAAAGAACACGTCACCCACCAGTCGTGGATCGGTTTCTACATGAAGCCGCAGGCGACGCCTTTCCACACCTGGATCCCGACGCCGGACGAAATGGACTGGCTGTCCGAGAAGTACCCGAACACCTTCGACAAGTACTACCGTCCGGTGCTCGAGCATCTCGATGCGCAGGAAAAGGCCGGCAACCGTTTCGACAACAAGACGGCGCCGATGAACTGCCAGGTCTGCGTCAGCACCATGAAGTTCAACGAGCCGGGCGACCCCATGGAAATGTGTTTCCGCGAATCGATCTACCAGGGCGAGAAGTTCCACACCTGTTCCGATCACTGCAAGGAAATCTTCGACAACGAGCCGGAGAAGTACATCCAGACCTTCATCTCCTCGCACCAGGTGCTGCAGGGCAACTGCGAGCCGGAAGGCACCGACGTCAATGCCGCCGACTTCAAGCCGGGCCAGAACATGCTCGACTACTGGAAGCTCGACAAGCGCGCGCTCGGCGACTTCAATGGTTCCGAGGACCAGAAGAACTTTGCCGCCTGGCGCGAGCAGGCCACCAAGAACTAA
- a CDS encoding phenol hydroxylase subunit P4 — protein sequence MTMLKTLAPYDVKSRDAVENYKGRQLLYVNWERHRMFSRPFVLALPPETLFSVIIDQYMTDCFSYHPDWKQIDWNTVVWQNGNTPFTPDRNKSLKENGIGHKDLIRFRTPGLDGIAGTGY from the coding sequence ATGACCATGTTGAAAACCCTCGCGCCCTACGACGTCAAGTCGCGCGATGCCGTCGAGAACTACAAGGGCCGCCAGTTGCTGTACGTGAACTGGGAACGTCACCGCATGTTCTCGCGTCCCTTCGTGCTCGCACTGCCGCCGGAAACCCTGTTCTCGGTGATCATCGACCAGTACATGACCGACTGCTTCAGCTACCACCCGGACTGGAAGCAGATCGACTGGAACACGGTCGTCTGGCAGAACGGCAACACGCCCTTCACGCCGGATCGCAACAAGAGCCTCAAGGAAAACGGCATCGGTCACAAGGACCTGATCCGCTTCCGCACGCCGGGCCTGGATGGCATTGCCGGTACCGGCTACTAA
- a CDS encoding NADH:ubiquinone reductase (Na(+)-transporting) subunit F encodes MSYELSIEPLGRTIEVEDGQTILDAALRAGIYLPHACGQGYCATCKVCITDGEVDHQNSSSFALMDYEREEGKALACCATLEADTAIEVEMEIDEDARDIPVKDFPGVISRIENLTPTIKGIWLKLDEALDFQAGQYVNFNLPNDMGHRAFSLANSPSTGKEIELNIRIVPGGVGTTWIHNELKVGDAITVSGPYGRFFVHKSANVPSLFMAGGSGLSSPRSMILDLLEEGSELPITLVYGARNQGELYYHQEFLDLAAKYPNFSYVPALNDEPADSGWTGFRGFVHDAAKAHFDNDFRGRKAYLCGPPVMIEACITTLMQGRLFERDIYTEKFFSAADAQQVRSPLFKRV; translated from the coding sequence ATGAGCTACGAACTGAGTATCGAGCCGCTCGGCCGGACCATTGAGGTCGAGGACGGGCAGACCATCCTCGACGCCGCGCTGCGCGCCGGCATCTACCTGCCGCACGCCTGCGGCCAGGGCTACTGCGCCACCTGCAAGGTGTGCATCACCGACGGCGAAGTCGACCACCAGAATTCCTCCAGCTTCGCGCTGATGGACTACGAGCGCGAAGAGGGTAAGGCCCTGGCCTGCTGCGCCACGCTCGAAGCCGACACCGCCATCGAAGTCGAGATGGAAATCGACGAAGACGCGCGCGACATTCCGGTCAAGGATTTCCCAGGCGTGATCAGCCGCATCGAGAACCTGACGCCGACCATCAAGGGTATCTGGCTCAAGCTCGACGAAGCGCTCGACTTCCAGGCCGGACAGTACGTCAATTTCAATTTGCCGAACGACATGGGGCATCGTGCCTTTTCGCTGGCCAATTCGCCGTCGACCGGGAAAGAGATCGAACTGAACATCCGCATCGTGCCCGGCGGCGTCGGCACCACCTGGATCCACAACGAACTCAAGGTCGGCGACGCGATCACCGTTTCCGGCCCCTACGGCCGCTTCTTCGTGCACAAGTCGGCCAACGTGCCGTCCCTGTTCATGGCCGGCGGCTCCGGCCTGTCCAGCCCGCGTTCGATGATTCTCGATCTGCTGGAAGAGGGCAGCGAACTGCCGATCACGCTGGTCTACGGCGCGCGCAACCAGGGCGAGCTGTACTACCACCAGGAATTCCTCGATCTGGCCGCGAAATATCCGAATTTCAGCTACGTCCCGGCCTTGAACGACGAGCCGGCCGATAGCGGCTGGACCGGCTTCCGCGGCTTCGTCCACGATGCTGCCAAGGCCCATTTCGACAACGACTTCCGCGGCCGCAAAGCCTACCTGTGCGGCCCGCCGGTGATGATCGAAGCCTGCATCACCACCCTGATGCAAGGCCGCCTGTTCGAACGCGACATCTACACCGAGAAGTTCTTCTCGGCTGCGGATGCGCAGCAGGTGCGCAGCCCGCTGTTCAAGCGCGTCTGA
- a CDS encoding TRAP transporter substrate-binding protein, giving the protein MNYRHFVLIGAMAVSVPALAQEVTFKIAHFLPSAAPTQQKVLQPWCEEMGKLSSGRIKCQFYPAMQLGGTPAQLADQVKNGVADVVWTGPGYSAGRFPAIEAFELPFMVKDSTSSSKALWTYYQQHAQQEFAAYKVLAFHTDGGQAVHTASKQIAGLTGFAGLKLRTSTRVGAKTLAALGGQPVAMPPAQVTEAIAKGVVDGSLGAWELVYPTKLSEVTKFHLQPDNGVAYPTATVLAVLMNKQKYDGLPADLKAIVDKTTGEAMVGKFGAMFDEVAADTRKRIAAQGNKITTLSATQVTAMKQATASVEDEWAKQVSEKGLDGKKLIAAARELTGTSK; this is encoded by the coding sequence ATGAACTACCGTCACTTTGTTTTGATCGGCGCCATGGCTGTTTCCGTCCCGGCTCTGGCTCAGGAAGTCACTTTCAAGATCGCCCACTTCCTGCCGTCCGCTGCGCCGACGCAGCAAAAGGTGTTGCAGCCGTGGTGTGAAGAGATGGGCAAGCTGTCGAGCGGCCGGATCAAGTGCCAGTTCTACCCGGCCATGCAACTCGGCGGTACGCCGGCGCAACTGGCCGACCAGGTCAAGAATGGTGTGGCCGACGTGGTGTGGACCGGTCCCGGTTATTCCGCCGGCCGCTTCCCGGCCATCGAAGCTTTTGAACTGCCGTTCATGGTCAAGGATTCAACCTCCAGCTCCAAGGCTTTGTGGACCTACTATCAACAGCACGCGCAGCAGGAATTTGCTGCCTACAAGGTACTGGCTTTCCATACCGATGGTGGCCAGGCCGTGCATACCGCCAGCAAGCAGATTGCCGGTCTGACCGGGTTTGCCGGCCTCAAGCTGCGCACCTCGACGCGTGTTGGTGCCAAGACCCTGGCTGCGCTCGGTGGTCAACCGGTCGCCATGCCGCCGGCCCAGGTGACCGAAGCCATCGCCAAGGGCGTGGTTGACGGCTCCCTTGGTGCCTGGGAACTGGTCTATCCGACCAAGTTGTCCGAAGTCACCAAGTTCCATCTGCAGCCGGACAACGGCGTTGCCTACCCGACGGCCACCGTGCTGGCTGTGCTGATGAACAAGCAGAAGTACGACGGCCTGCCGGCGGATCTGAAGGCCATCGTCGACAAGACGACCGGCGAAGCGATGGTCGGCAAGTTCGGCGCGATGTTTGATGAAGTCGCCGCCGATACCCGCAAGCGCATTGCGGCACAGGGCAACAAGATCACCACCTTGAGCGCGACGCAGGTGACGGCGATGAAGCAGGCAACCGCCAGTGTCGAGGACGAGTGGGCCAAGCAGGTGAGCGAAAAGGGTCTGGATGGCAAGAAGCTGATTGCCGCTGCCCGCGAGCTGACTGGTACCAGCAAGTAA
- a CDS encoding TRAP transporter small permease, which yields MQDPMGLPHELVEHDKVEHYLIMAGKTMAISGGVLFIALIAMSLVSIIGRKLGFGSVNGDIELMQAGTAVAATAFLPYCTLLGEHIKVDFFTENMRDSLKRPIDGIAEVLFAAVSALLVWRTILSAIATHESQEVTTLVSLPLWIPTALLVPGLFLMMICAIYRAYAHFHPTKNIPGSK from the coding sequence ATGCAAGATCCTATGGGGCTGCCCCATGAACTGGTTGAGCACGACAAGGTCGAGCACTACCTGATCATGGCGGGCAAGACGATGGCAATTTCCGGTGGCGTCCTGTTTATCGCCCTGATCGCCATGTCGCTGGTGTCGATCATCGGCCGCAAGCTGGGCTTCGGCTCGGTGAACGGCGATATCGAATTGATGCAGGCCGGCACCGCGGTCGCCGCGACGGCTTTCCTGCCGTACTGCACGTTGCTTGGCGAGCATATCAAGGTCGATTTTTTCACCGAAAACATGCGTGACTCCCTGAAGCGCCCGATCGATGGCATTGCGGAAGTCCTGTTTGCCGCAGTTTCCGCGCTGCTGGTCTGGCGCACCATCCTGTCGGCGATCGCCACGCATGAGTCGCAGGAAGTGACGACGCTGGTTTCGCTACCGCTGTGGATTCCGACGGCGCTGCTGGTCCCCGGCCTGTTCCTGATGATGATCTGCGCGATCTACCGGGCCTACGCCCACTTCCACCCGACCAAGAACATTCCGGGGAGCAAATAA
- a CDS encoding TRAP transporter large permease — MSGTSIGLIGFGCLLAMLAVRVHITMAMFITGAGIYLVMNGGETSGLLYTLNNLVYARVSNYDLAVIPLFILMGQFATHGGLSKALFKAAGTLIGHWRGGLAMASTAACAAFGAICGSSLATAATMGQVALPELKANGYSGKLSTATLAASGTLGILIPPSVPLVIYAVLTQESIGKLFVAAVVPGIIAALGYILVIAFVVRRDPSAGPAGKKVPFGEMIKAQINIIPVLCVFLVVIVGIYGGWANPTEAASIGAAACGIIAAVSGGMRTKDFLQSVYGTAHATGMIFMVLIGADLLNSSLALSQMPTELALWVQNSGLPALVVLFSILLIYILLGCVMDSLAMILLTIPIFYPMVMGLEFFGMSVEDKSIWFGILALMVVEIGLVHPPVGMNLYVINKIAKDVPMKETAWGVMPFLASDFLRIIALVFFPTMCLGLVHYLG; from the coding sequence ATGAGCGGTACCTCTATTGGCCTGATCGGTTTTGGCTGTTTGCTGGCAATGCTGGCGGTGCGTGTGCATATCACGATGGCCATGTTCATTACCGGTGCCGGCATCTATCTGGTGATGAATGGCGGCGAAACCTCCGGTCTGTTGTACACCCTCAATAACCTGGTCTATGCCCGGGTTTCAAACTACGACCTGGCGGTCATTCCGCTGTTCATCCTGATGGGCCAGTTCGCCACGCACGGCGGTCTGTCCAAGGCGCTGTTCAAGGCGGCCGGTACGCTGATTGGTCACTGGCGCGGCGGTCTGGCCATGGCCTCGACGGCCGCCTGCGCTGCCTTCGGTGCGATCTGCGGCTCCTCGCTGGCGACGGCAGCCACGATGGGTCAGGTGGCTTTGCCTGAACTCAAGGCCAATGGCTATTCCGGCAAGCTGTCGACCGCGACACTGGCTGCCTCCGGTACGCTGGGCATCCTGATTCCGCCGTCGGTCCCGCTGGTCATCTATGCCGTGCTGACCCAGGAGTCGATTGGCAAGCTGTTCGTCGCTGCCGTTGTGCCGGGCATCATCGCGGCGCTGGGTTATATCCTGGTCATCGCCTTCGTCGTTCGCCGCGATCCAAGCGCCGGTCCGGCCGGCAAGAAAGTGCCGTTCGGCGAAATGATCAAGGCCCAGATCAACATCATCCCGGTGCTTTGCGTTTTCCTCGTCGTCATCGTCGGCATCTACGGTGGCTGGGCGAACCCGACCGAGGCTGCTTCGATCGGTGCGGCTGCCTGCGGCATTATCGCTGCCGTATCCGGCGGCATGCGGACCAAGGATTTCCTGCAGAGCGTTTACGGTACGGCCCACGCGACCGGCATGATCTTCATGGTGCTGATCGGCGCCGACCTGCTCAACTCCAGCCTCGCCCTGTCGCAAATGCCGACCGAACTGGCGCTGTGGGTGCAGAACAGCGGCCTGCCGGCGCTGGTCGTGCTGTTCTCCATCCTGCTGATCTACATCCTGCTCGGTTGCGTGATGGATTCGCTGGCCATGATCCTGCTGACCATCCCCATTTTTTACCCGATGGTGATGGGCCTTGAATTCTTCGGCATGAGCGTCGAAGACAAGTCGATCTGGTTCGGTATCCTGGCGTTGATGGTCGTTGAAATCGGCCTGGTGCATCCGCCGGTCGGGATGAATCTCTACGTCATCAACAAGATTGCCAAGGATGTGCCGATGAAGGAAACCGCCTGGGGGGTGATGCCTTTCCTGGCTTCCGATTTCCTGCGCATCATTGCGCTCGTCTTCTTCCCCACCATGTGCCTCGGCCTGGTTCATTACCTCGGCTGA
- a CDS encoding fumarylacetoacetate hydrolase family protein, with protein sequence MIKQKVSGTVYGVILNDTVSVQKIGSLEEAPYKGAPKAPVLYLKPANTRVSCGSTVDLPKGADSVEVAATIGLVMGRAAGRLSAGNALESVAGIVLAADLSLPHASYYRPAIREKCFDGALPISSVKPLADLAGLTLTTEIDGQVVDSRSLNDLIRSPAKLLADVTEWMTLSQGDVLLVGVRYMAPQAKAGSRVRVSAEGLGHLNFTIAEGVAA encoded by the coding sequence ATGATCAAACAGAAAGTCAGCGGCACGGTGTATGGCGTCATTCTTAATGACACCGTCTCCGTCCAGAAAATCGGTTCTCTTGAGGAAGCTCCGTACAAGGGGGCGCCCAAGGCCCCGGTGCTTTACCTGAAACCGGCCAATACCCGGGTTTCCTGCGGTAGCACGGTCGACCTGCCCAAAGGGGCCGATTCCGTCGAAGTCGCCGCCACTATCGGTCTGGTCATGGGCCGCGCCGCTGGCCGACTGAGTGCCGGCAATGCACTGGAATCGGTTGCCGGCATCGTGCTTGCGGCCGACCTCAGCCTGCCGCATGCCAGCTATTACCGTCCGGCGATCCGTGAGAAGTGTTTCGACGGTGCCTTGCCGATTTCGTCAGTCAAGCCGCTGGCTGATCTGGCCGGCCTGACGCTGACGACCGAGATCGATGGTCAGGTGGTCGATAGCCGTTCGCTGAATGATCTGATCCGTTCGCCGGCCAAACTGCTGGCCGATGTGACCGAATGGATGACCCTGAGCCAGGGTGACGTGCTGCTCGTCGGCGTGCGTTACATGGCACCGCAGGCCAAGGCTGGCAGCCGCGTTCGCGTCAGTGCCGAAGGATTGGGCCACCTGAATTTCACCATCGCCGAAGGAGTCGCAGCATGA
- a CDS encoding fumarylacetoacetate hydrolase family protein, whose protein sequence is MKRGRIAYNGAVHQVTEADGKVRLSDGRLLKEGDFQWLPPVEVGTVFALGLNYADHAKELAFKAPEVPLVFLKGPNAITGHKANTRRPADATYMHYECELAVVIGKTGKNVAKADAMDIVAGYTVANDYAIRDYLENFYRPNLRVKNRDACTPLGPWLVDAADVPNPMALKLTTRVNGKTTQEGTTADMIFDIPTLIEYLSSFMTLNPGDVILTGTPEGLADVKAGDVIETEVENVCCLVNTIVDDQTYFANA, encoded by the coding sequence ATGAAGCGCGGACGCATTGCCTACAACGGCGCCGTTCATCAAGTCACCGAAGCCGATGGCAAGGTTCGCCTGTCCGACGGTCGACTGCTCAAGGAAGGCGATTTCCAGTGGCTGCCGCCGGTCGAGGTCGGTACCGTCTTTGCGCTCGGCCTGAACTACGCCGACCACGCCAAGGAACTGGCTTTCAAGGCGCCGGAAGTACCGCTCGTCTTCCTCAAGGGGCCGAACGCGATCACCGGCCACAAGGCCAATACCCGCCGCCCGGCCGACGCCACCTACATGCACTACGAGTGCGAGCTGGCCGTGGTCATCGGCAAGACCGGCAAGAACGTCGCCAAGGCCGACGCCATGGACATCGTCGCCGGCTACACCGTGGCCAATGACTACGCCATCCGCGACTACCTCGAAAATTTCTATCGCCCGAACCTGCGCGTCAAGAACCGCGACGCCTGCACGCCGCTCGGCCCCTGGCTGGTCGACGCCGCTGATGTGCCGAATCCGATGGCGCTCAAGCTGACCACCCGTGTCAATGGCAAGACGACGCAGGAAGGCACGACCGCCGACATGATTTTCGACATCCCGACCCTGATCGAATACCTGTCGTCCTTCATGACGCTGAATCCGGGCGATGTGATCCTGACCGGTACGCCGGAAGGCCTGGCCGATGTGAAGGCCGGCGACGTCATCGAAACTGAAGTGGAAAACGTCTGCTGTCTGGTCAACACCATCGTCGACGACCAGACCTATTTCGCCAACGCTTAA